CTCGTCCGCGAATGACTCCTCCCACAGGACGATCACGCGGCCCGTTCCCTCACGCCAGAGGAGTAGACACCGGCGCCCGGCGGCTCCGGGTCGCCCGGGTGCCGCCCGGTCCCCCGCGGAGGCCCATCCGGGACTCCCCCGCCTCACCCATTGGGGGCAGGCGCGCGAGAACGTACCCTGGTGGCGTGTTCCGAAGCCGCTCGAAAGAAGATTCCGCCACCCGTACCGTGACGGAGCAGCCCCAGGTCCGTGACCCGCAGGCGCCCAAGGGGCGCCCCACGCCCAAGCGCAGCGAGGCGGAGGCCCTGCGCCGCGCCGTCGTCAAGCCGGCGATGAGCCGCAAGGAGGCGTCCAGGCGGGCCAAGGAGGCCAGGCGCGCCGCGCTGGCCAAGCAGCGCGAGGCGCTGCTCTCAGGCGACGAGCGGCACCTGCCCGCCCGCGACCGCGGCCCGGTCCGCCGGTTCACGCGCGACTTCGTGGACGCGAAGTGGCACGTGGCGGAGTTCTTCCTGCCGATGGCCGTCGTCATCCTGATCCTGAGCATGATGCCGTCGATCCAGCTGCGGAACATCGCGCTGCTGATGTGGCTCGCGGTCATCCTGATGATCGTCTTCGACTCGCTGCTGCTGAGCAGGCGCCTGAAGAAGCAGCTGCGGACCCGGTTCCCCGACGAGAGCCTGCGCGGCGCCTCGGCCTACGCGCTGATGCGCAGCATGCAGATGCGTCGCATGCGGCTGCCCAAGCCGCAGATCAAGCGGGGCGAGGCGCCGCGCTGACGATCCGGCCCGGCGCCCGCCGCCCGGTCGCCTGACACGGCCCGGCGTCCCTCCGCGTCCACGGCCCTCCCCGCGTCCACAATGCGGCTATGGTCCTGAACGCACCTTTCATGCCCCGGCGCGCCGTGGTCCTGGTCTGCGCCGGAACGCTGCTCACCGCCGGCTGCACCGCCGGCTCGGAACCGCGCGAGACGCCGGCGGCGCGCGCCGCCCGCGCGCCCGCGCCCACCGTCTCCGACGCGCTCCAGGACAAGTACGAGGACGTCGTCGGCGACGTCCTGCCCTCGGTCGTGCAGATCAGCACGGCGGACGGCCAGGGCTCCGGGGTCGTCTACGACGACGAGGGCCACATCGTCACGAACGCGCACGTCGTGGGCAGCGAACGCGAGTTCGAAGTGCTGCTCGCCACCGGCCGGGAGCCGGAACGCGCCGAGCTGGTCGCGTCCTACCCCGAGCAGGACCTCGCGGTGGTCGTGCTCACGGACGCGCCGGACCGGCTGCACCCGGCCACGTTCGGCGACTCCTCACGGGTGGAGGTCGGGCAGATCGTCCTGGCCATGGGCAACCCGCTCGGCCTGGCGTCGAGCGTCACCCAGGGCATCGTCTCCGCGGTCGGGCGTTCGGTGAGCGAGGGCGAGGGGCGCGCCACCCTCGGCAACATGGTCCAGACCTCGGCCGCCATCAACCCCGGCAACAGCGGCGGCGCCCTGGTCAACCTCTCGGGACAGGTCGTCGGCATCCCCACGCTGGCCGCGCGGGACCCGAGTCTCGGCGGCGGGCAGGCGCCCGGCATCGGCTTCGCGATCCCGGCCTCGACGGTGACGTTCCTGGCCGATCAGATGATCGAGCACGGCCGGGTCGTCGACTCGGGCCGGGCCGCGCTCGGCGTCTCGGTGCGCACGGTGCTCGGGGACGGCTTCGAGCCCGCCGGCGCGGCGGTCGTCGAGGTCGAGGCGTCGGGCCCGGCCGACCGCGCCGGGATGCGGCCGGGGGATGTCGTGGTGCGCGTGGGGGACGAGGAGGTCACCGACGTCGTCTCGCTGGCCGAGGCCCTGGCCGGGCACCGCCCCGAGGACCGGGTCGAGGTCGTCTACGAGCGGAACGGGGAGCGGCGGACCGCCGGGGTCACGCTCGGGGAGGCGTGAGCGCGATGCCGCGGGAGCCGTCCGGGACGCGGTCCCTCAGTCGTCGGTGGCGTGCAGGCTCATCGGCCCGTAGACCTTCGTGCCGTCCTCGAACAGCGAGACCTGGTCCACACCGTCGGCGACCAGCTCGGGCCACACCTCGCCGATCCAGGACTCCGCGTCCCCCTGCGTGCCGAAGTCGCCCGGCGGCTGGGCCGGCTCGGCCGCCGTGCCGTCCGCCTTCTCGAACCGCCACTCCCACGCCATGCGAAGCCTCCGCTTCCTGACCGACTGCCCGATGGCCCGACTGCCTGATCGCAGACTAAAT
Above is a genomic segment from Streptomyces marincola containing:
- a CDS encoding S1C family serine protease; the encoded protein is MVLNAPFMPRRAVVLVCAGTLLTAGCTAGSEPRETPAARAARAPAPTVSDALQDKYEDVVGDVLPSVVQISTADGQGSGVVYDDEGHIVTNAHVVGSEREFEVLLATGREPERAELVASYPEQDLAVVVLTDAPDRLHPATFGDSSRVEVGQIVLAMGNPLGLASSVTQGIVSAVGRSVSEGEGRATLGNMVQTSAAINPGNSGGALVNLSGQVVGIPTLAARDPSLGGGQAPGIGFAIPASTVTFLADQMIEHGRVVDSGRAALGVSVRTVLGDGFEPAGAAVVEVEASGPADRAGMRPGDVVVRVGDEEVTDVVSLAEALAGHRPEDRVEVVYERNGERRTAGVTLGEA
- a CDS encoding DUF3043 domain-containing protein, encoding MTEQPQVRDPQAPKGRPTPKRSEAEALRRAVVKPAMSRKEASRRAKEARRAALAKQREALLSGDERHLPARDRGPVRRFTRDFVDAKWHVAEFFLPMAVVILILSMMPSIQLRNIALLMWLAVILMIVFDSLLLSRRLKKQLRTRFPDESLRGASAYALMRSMQMRRMRLPKPQIKRGEAPR